TCCGCGTCGAGTCGGCCGGCCGCCGCCTCGGCGCGCAGCTCGGCGGCGGCCTGCGGTGCGGTCAGGGCGTCGCGGTGCGGCCGTGGCTCGATCATGGACCGGTAGGCGTCAGCCGTGCCGAGGATCCGGGCCCCCGGGAGATGGCGGGCGCCGTGAGTCCGCGCGGGTAGCCGGAGCCGTCCAGCCGCTCCCGGTGTTGCACGGCGATCGCGCCGAGCGGAGCCAGCGTCGGTGACTGGCAGAGCATGCGTTCCGTCAGGTAGGGCTGCAGGCGCACCCGTTCCCGTTCGCCCGTGCCGAGCGGCCCGGGCTTGTCCCAGATCGCGTTCGACACACCCAGGCGTCCCAGACCGTGGAGCAGGGCGGCCCGGCGGAGTTGGGTCCGCTGGTCCTCGGCCAGGCCCAGTCCGGCGGCGGCCGCGTCGACCAGGTCGGCCACGGCCCGTGCGTGTCCCAGGGTGTAGGGCGACTTCAGGTCGACGAAGTCGGCGACGGCCAGCAGCGCCCGCTCGAACTGCTCTCCGCCCAGCCACACCCCCAGCGCCGGTTCGGCGGCGATCACCGCCTCCCAGGTGTGCACCTCGTCCAGCTCGCCGAGCACCGCGTCGGCGTCCCGGCACAGCACGGCCACGAGACGGGGATCGAACTGGGATCCGGCGCGCCGTTCGGCCAGCGCCGTGGCGGCCGCGGTGCCGCCCACCCGGTGCGCGACCTCGGTGAACTCGGCCAACTGCGCCAGGCGCGACGCGATCGGTACGGCTTCGCCCTTGACCTCTCCGGGCCAGCCGCGTCCGTCCCACTGCTCGTAGGAGGCGGCCACCGCGCGCCGGACGGAGTCCGGCAGTCCGAGCCGCCCGGCCAGCGAGGTCGCCAGGGCGGCATGGCCGCTGATCATCCGGTCCACCTCGTGGAAACCGCCCAGCGCGAACTCCAGGCCGACCCGGAACCGGTGCAGCGGCGGATTGCCCGAGCCGATCAGCCGCACCGCCGCAACGGCACCGGCCAGGCTGCGCTGCTCGTACCGGTACTTGCCGGCTTTCAACGCGATGTCGTCGCCGAACCACTTCGCCTGCTCGTGGGCATCCGAGTGGCAACCCACGTTCACCAACAGTGCCGTGTAGTAGACGGCGACCCGCTCCTCGTCGTCCAGGCCGATCCGCTCGGCCAGGCGCAGGGCGATCAGGCACTGGCGCAGCACGTGCTCCATCGGCTGGCCGAAGCCGAGGTCGACGCCCAACGACAGCGCGGCGACCAGCTCGGCCAGTCGCAACCGCGGACCGGCATCGCCACCGCTCACACCACGACCTTACGCCGCCGCCGAGCGGGCTGCGGCGCGGCGTCCGGGTCCGGCCCCCGGCTTCCACGTCCGCCACGACGGCACCGCCGCCCGGCGGGCCCTCGCCGCCACCGGCCGGAGCTCGAACCGCCGGGTCACCCGGATCGGCGACGTGCCGAGCGGGCCGAACCGGTGACGATGGACTCGCCAGCAGCCGGGCACCGTCCACCGGGCCGTCGGGACGGCACGAGCACACGATCACGATCACGATCACAACCGACGTGACGGACTGCCAGGCCTGGAGGTCGGCGGGGCGGGAGGTGGTGGAGGACCGCTGCAGAGCCGGAGGACCTGTACCACCTCCCGCTCCGTCCAGCGGGCCGAGTTCTACCAGTGGTCGTGGCCGTCGCAGTGGTCATGATGCCCGTCGTGGCCGCTGTGCCCGTCGTCGTCATGCCCGTCGCCGTCATGCCCGTGGTGCTCGATCGTGGTGGGGTCGATGGCGGTGCGGGTGGTGCTGTCACCTCCTCCGGTGACGGTAGCGGTGTTGGTGACCCGCTCACGGGCGTGGCAGGAGACATCGACGTTCAGGGTGATGGGTGGGTAGCTGTGACCGGCCGGCAGGGTGTCGCTGCGCGTACAGGTGAGGGTGGCCGGAACGCAGTTCCATCCCGCGCCGGTGATCCTCTCGGCCCGAAGACCTTCGGGGAGGCGATCGTGGACGGTGACCGTGGTGCCATTGGTCGGACTGGCCGTCGCAAGGTTACCCACAGTGATGATGTAAACGCCGTCCTCGCCCTGAACGAAGGGGTCCGTGTGACTCTTGGCGATGGTCAGGCCGACCGGGACGACCGTGAACGTGAGGCTGGTATTGCCGATACTGCTGCTTCTCGGCTTGCTGCCGGGGCCAGTTGTGGTGCCCCTGGGTTCGGTGAGGCCAATGGCGGTGAAAGGCTCGACCACCGGCGTCGTCGCATCGCCGGCCCGGGCGACGTAGGTGGGTTGAACCGTCGCGGTCCAGGCCGTGGCCAGGACGATCGCCAGGACGGCCAGCCCGGTCAGCGTGACCGCTCCCGCCCTCCGGACCCACACCCTCAGCCCGGATCGGAACATGCCGCCCGGACCTCCCGTGCCGCGGATTGCTCCGGCCCGCCCTCTCCCGTGTCTGAACACCGACATCTCCGCTTCCAACCGTCGATAACAAGCTGTGGACACTCATGGTGACGCCGACAAAACTTCAAGCATCCGGCCGAAGTCGTCATCGACGGCGCCGGAGGAACCTGGAGAGCAGAAGGCAGAGAGCGGCGAGGGCGAGGGCCGAGAGCCAGGCGACCAACGAGGGGGGAAGTCC
The Kitasatospora paranensis genome window above contains:
- a CDS encoding HD-GYP domain-containing protein, which produces MSGGDAGPRLRLAELVAALSLGVDLGFGQPMEHVLRQCLIALRLAERIGLDDEERVAVYYTALLVNVGCHSDAHEQAKWFGDDIALKAGKYRYEQRSLAGAVAAVRLIGSGNPPLHRFRVGLEFALGGFHEVDRMISGHAALATSLAGRLGLPDSVRRAVAASYEQWDGRGWPGEVKGEAVPIASRLAQLAEFTEVAHRVGGTAAATALAERRAGSQFDPRLVAVLCRDADAVLGELDEVHTWEAVIAAEPALGVWLGGEQFERALLAVADFVDLKSPYTLGHARAVADLVDAAAAGLGLAEDQRTQLRRAALLHGLGRLGVSNAIWDKPGPLGTGERERVRLQPYLTERMLCQSPTLAPLGAIAVQHRERLDGSGYPRGLTAPAISRGPGSSARLTPTGP